One segment of Equus asinus isolate D_3611 breed Donkey chromosome 18, EquAss-T2T_v2, whole genome shotgun sequence DNA contains the following:
- the ATP5PO gene encoding ATP synthase subunit O, mitochondrial: MAVPGVSGLSRQVRCFSTSVVRPFAKLVRPPVQVYGVEGRYATALYSAASKQNKLEQVEKELLRVAQILKEPKMAASIMNPYIKRSVKMKSLNDMTAKERFSPLTSNLINLLAENGRLSNTPGVVSAFSTIMSVHRGEVPCTVTTASPLDEATLSELQTVLKSFLSKGQVLKLEVKNDPSIMGGMIVRIGEKYVDMSAKTKIQKLSRAMREVF; the protein is encoded by the exons ATGGCCGTTCCAGGGGTGTCCGGGCTCTCCCGGCAG GTGCGATGCTTCAGTACATCTGTGGTCAGGCCATTTGCCAAGCTCGTGAGG CCACCTGTTCAGGTCTATGGTGTCGAGGGTCGCTATGCCACTGCGCTTTATTCTGCTGCATCTAAACAGAATAAACTGGAACAAGTAGAAAAGGAATTGTTGAGAGTAGCG CAAATCTTGAAGGAACCCAAAATGGCTGCATCTATTATGAATCCCTACATAAAGCGTTCCGTTAAAATGAAAAGCCTAAATGACATGACAGCAAAGGAGAGGTTCTCTCCCCTCACGTCCAACCTGATCA ATTTGCTTGCTGAAAATGGTCGCTTGAGCAATACCCCTGGAGTCGTTTCCGCCTTTTCTACCATAATGAGCGTCCACCGTGGAGAAGTACCTTGCACAGTCACTACTGCATCT CCTTTGGATGAAGCCACTCTTTCTGAGTTACAAACAGTCCTGAAGAGCTTCCTCAGTAAAGGCCAAGTACTGAAATTGGAAGTTAAG AATGATCCTTCCATCATGGGCGGAATGATTGTCCGGATTGGAGAGAAGTATGTTGATATGTCTGCAAAAACCAAGATCCAGAAGCTGAGCAGGGCTATGAGGGAGGTTTTCTAA